The following DNA comes from Candidatus Margulisiibacteriota bacterium.
AGAAAACCTCGCTCTAGTACATGGGCAAAAGGAACAACGCTGATACCTTTGTCTCCAGAAAAGTAGTTTATTAACATCCTGCCGTTATGGTCTAACGGTACTGCAATATCAGCTAAAAGTAGCTTGCTCCCATTTAAACGCAGCTCCCTATTATTAATGTTTTTATAAAGCATGCTTGCTTGTAAAGCAAAATACAATAAAGCCTCGTCTCGGTGATAAGCTAACATTGTATACCTTCTGATAAAAGAATCTCTGTCTAATACTGGGTTAACCATCGCCAAAACAGCATTGTCTTTTAGCTCTTTTATTGGATCTCTCAGCACAGGAAGATTTCTTTCCATATAGTAATCCCTGGCCAATATTACATTTTTTGATTTAGCTAGTTGTTTTGAGAAATCTAAGTCATCTTCATAGGCATAGCCACTATAAGAATCAAAATTTACATCAAAAGCAATAACCTTTGCTCCACCTTTATTTAATATTTTGACTAGTTCTGCATACTTGCTCCTAGCAACAGGCCAAACATCAAACTTTTTAAGTGAAAGATCATCTATCGCTACAACTACAATAAACTTTTCAACTGGATTACCCGTATCAATGTTTTTCTGATAATTATCAAAGAAAAAGTTATCAAATGTTTTTAATGTACCGATGAAATACAACAAACAAATTACTACGGAAATTATTACAACACTTATAACGCCTTTTTTCATACAAATCCTTCTTGTCCAATTTAATTAAGAATTCACTGTCATCCCCGATTTAGTCGGGGATCAATTTTTTATTATTTACCTATACTACCAAAAGTTACTCATGAAATGGATTCCCGCCTACGCGGGAATGACACTATCCGCAAGAACGACAATATTTCCAAAAATGACTTTGGCTACAACAAAACCAAATAACTCTATTCTTAACTATACCAAATTTCCTTTAATTGTTTTATGGTTTTCGGTTTCTGTTATAGAATAACAATATGTTAGCAAAACGGTTGTTTTTTATTCTTTTTTTTATAGTTTCGATACAAACCATCTCTTTTAATCCCTTAAACGCACAAGATGCTACGAACATCAAAGCAATAGAGACAATAGAAGTAGCTGGGTGTTCTGGAGTAGCAATTTACAAACAAGGTTTAGTTTATGTTAAAAGAGCTAACTCGGAATACTGGCAACAAGTAGAATTATACACTAAATTTTATCCACTAGACACAATACAAACGGACAAAAAAGGCGTCTGTGAAATCAAGCTTTATGGTGATCATGTTTTAAGAATCGAACCAAGTTCAAATTTTTCATTTGCAGAAAGAAATCCTGGCATAGACAAATGGGCCGCTTTTAAATTGAATGCCGGAAAAGTATGGGTGAAAGTCATCAACTCTGCACCAAATTCTGGAAGCTTTATTCTAGAAACGCCTCTTGCTTCCATCTCGGTAAAAGGAACTGTTTTCTCTGTTGAAGCACCTCACGGAAGAATAGTTGCTTATGATGGGATTCTGCAGGTCACTCAACAAAACTTAGAAATAACAATCAATGCTGGTGAACAGACTAAAATAAATCAATATGGTTTTATGACAACCCCAGAAGCGATAGACGCAGAAGGAGTCAGTGTTTTCGAAGAACTAGAAAAGAATGTTAAATACTTAACCCCCAAAGACATACAAACAATCAAATCCAAAGTAATTAATCCTATCAAAACAAAACTAAAAAACAAAATAAAGCAAAACAATGAACAAAAAACAGCTACAGCTCACAATATAAATAGTGAAAAGTCCATAGATAATGCAGATAATGATTTATTTGATATTGAAGATGATATTCAAAAACAAAACAATGAACTACTAATTTCAAAAAACAAAACTATTTCTATCTTGGAAGATTCCTTGCTTTACAGAAATCCAGCAATACTTTCCAAAATACCAGTTAATAGAATGAATACTGTTTATTACGAAGCCAGAAGTGATTCCAGTATCCTCAACTACAACTCCAAACATTCAGACAATTCCTATATAAACGACCCTAGCCAGGTCAATGCTGGGGCTAACGGAAGAATAGAGGAAAATCAAATACTCGGAGTACGAACTCTCGAAAGAGATATGGGCGTTGACGTTTACTTTAAAAAACAAAGATACATTCAAATGATCGGCCCTGCTCAAGCCGAGCTTTATCAAAACAATATTCTTAGCTTTTTCTATGGTAAAGCTTTCCAAATAGAAAATAAAACCAGTCTTGGCTTACTGCTACGAAGCTCGATTATTACTTCGACAAAAGAAGACAAAACTACTTTC
Coding sequences within:
- a CDS encoding CHASE2 domain-containing protein, whose translation is MKKGVISVVIISVVICLLYFIGTLKTFDNFFFDNYQKNIDTGNPVEKFIVVVAIDDLSLKKFDVWPVARSKYAELVKILNKGGAKVIAFDVNFDSYSGYAYEDDLDFSKQLAKSKNVILARDYYMERNLPVLRDPIKELKDNAVLAMVNPVLDRDSFIRRYTMLAYHRDEALLYFALQASMLYKNINNRELRLNGSKLLLADIAVPLDHNGRMLINYFSGDKGISVVPFAHVLERGFLELNPDYFRNKLVLVGSTASYLQDSFPTPVDINMPGVMIHANAIRTILNKEFITEIPYLYYFCVVLFFVAITYLITIAKGSLIGFIFSGFFMGFILILGNILYKNGIYLEKTA
- a CDS encoding FecR family protein yields the protein MLAKRLFFILFFIVSIQTISFNPLNAQDATNIKAIETIEVAGCSGVAIYKQGLVYVKRANSEYWQQVELYTKFYPLDTIQTDKKGVCEIKLYGDHVLRIEPSSNFSFAERNPGIDKWAAFKLNAGKVWVKVINSAPNSGSFILETPLASISVKGTVFSVEAPHGRIVAYDGILQVTQQNLEITINAGEQTKINQYGFMTTPEAIDAEGVSVFEELEKNVKYLTPKDIQTIKSKVINPIKTKLKNKIKQNNEQKTATAHNINSEKSIDNADNDLFDIEDDIQKQNNELLISKNKTISILEDSLLYRNPAILSKIPVNRMNTVYYEARSDSSILNYNSKHSDNSYINDPSQVNAGANGRIEENQILGVRTLERDMGVDVYFKKQRYIQMIGPAQAELYQNNILSFFYGKAFQIENKTSLGLLLRSSIITSTKEDKTTFLSPFASSFGAGTDKAFFCYALDLGLLHSLTPEFSLGLSYQGLFANETLGFEDLSDNNLYLTGIFFNEQQTTELSIKSHKSNTALIINSIFQLSELPILLFTTKAELANKYSLYSLITNLKTSDTFQLFLKLTVEQMKEIADNRILILGGQLDF